From the Pelorhabdus rhamnosifermentans genome, the window TATCGAGATTCCTCTGTACTTAGAAACAAATGGTGTCTTAGTTGATGAGCTCAATGAAGTTTTATCACTCATACATATTATCAGCATGGATATCAAGCTTCCGAGCAGTACCGGACAAGATTATTTCTCATCTCATCGTCGATTTTTAAAACTTGCTGCCCATAAAGAAGTCTTTGTTAAAATTGTTTTATCCAATCAATCGAGTCAAGGCGAGTTTGCAGAGGCTTTATCGGTGATTGCTGATGTAAATAAGAGCATTCCCCTCATCTTGCAGCCTGTTACAACGCACGATGAAAGGGAAAAACTATCAACAACAAAACTTCTAACTTTTTTCGAAATGGCTCTAGAATGTCTTGAACATGTGCGGATTATTCCACAAATGCATCACCTACTCAATATACTTTAATGACTAGGAGGGTTACTATTGCGTATTTTATTGACTAATGATGACGGTATTCGTGCCAAGGGAATTCAATCCTTGTGGAAGGTATTGGCTGAGATTGCTGATGTTTATGTTATTGCTCCTGACGTTGAAAAAAGTGCTATGAGTCAAGCCATTACGGTTCAACACCCCATTCGTCTTGATGAATATTCTGCAGAAGCTGTTATAAAGGCGTGGGAAGTGGGCGGGACGCCAACAGATTGCGTGAAAATAGCTTTAGAAGAATTACTTGTTGATTCTTTACCGGATATGGTTGTATCTGGTATTAACCATGGCCCTAATTTAGGCACAGACATTCTGTATTCCGGAACAGTCAGCGCGGCGATTGAAGCAGCGCTACATGGTCTTCCTGCTATTGCTGTATCACTTAATGCGTGGGATCACTGTGATTTCACAGTGGCTGCGCAGTTTGTGAAGCAGCTTGTGCCAAAATTAATGCATGATCCCTTGCCGCCCCATACCTTGCTTAATGTCAATGTTCCTGCTTTGCCTGCCAGTGAAATTACAGGTGTTGCTGTGACTAAGCTAGGCTTTCGCCAATATGAAAATACTTTTGAACATCGAAAAGATCCGCGTGGACGTAGCTATTACTGGATGGGCGGTAATATTGTAGATGATGAAACGAGCGAGGAT encodes:
- a CDS encoding 7-carboxy-7-deazaguanine synthase QueE: MRETVVEVFSSLQGEGPYVGYRQVFVRFSGCNLRCHYCDTTESFQYDKAARIEKSAGSGQFNFIPNPLAIYDLAGYVNQLLILRHHSVSLTGGEPLCHTSAIKELAPFIEIPLYLETNGVLVDELNEVLSLIHIISMDIKLPSSTGQDYFSSHRRFLKLAAHKEVFVKIVLSNQSSQGEFAEALSVIADVNKSIPLILQPVTTHDEREKLSTTKLLTFFEMALECLEHVRIIPQMHHLLNIL
- the surE gene encoding 5'/3'-nucleotidase SurE, which codes for MRILLTNDDGIRAKGIQSLWKVLAEIADVYVIAPDVEKSAMSQAITVQHPIRLDEYSAEAVIKAWEVGGTPTDCVKIALEELLVDSLPDMVVSGINHGPNLGTDILYSGTVSAAIEAALHGLPAIAVSLNAWDHCDFTVAAQFVKQLVPKLMHDPLPPHTLLNVNVPALPASEITGVAVTKLGFRQYENTFEHRKDPRGRSYYWMGGNIVDDETSEDNDINAVKQGKIAVTPVHFDLTNYQLLNTVDDWNLTL